The DNA segment CTGGTCCCAGCCAGTCCCAGGCAATAGAGGGTAGGCCTTAGAAAATGTCAAGGAAAGCACTCCAAATCCCAGAGACACTTCAGCACAGGGTCGAAGCTCATACTCACACTGCCTACATCCTCAAAGCATGGCCCTCTCCACACACCCTCAACCTCATTCCTCAGAGTGAGCATCCTGGTCCGGTGAAATGTTTAAATCCAGCAAACGTCTCCTGGACACCTTCCATAAGGCCCCCACTGTGGGAGTAAAGGGGCAAAGACCGGGTATGGGCTAGAACAAGCTTCCCACTGGGAGGCAGGATGAGACTGATAGTAGTAAGGCTACAGGGCCAGGCCTAGGGGGGCATGAAGGCACATGGCATGGCCAGGGGGAAGGGACAGGGGTGAGCAGCAGGTGCACAAAGAGattcaggagagagagacagggagccAATGGGCTCCCAGATTACTGAGGAAGGGAACTGCAGCCCTCTTACAAGGCTGTCCTCTGCTTCTGTGTAGCGAACTAAGAGAAGTTTTTTGAGGAAGGCAGCCGAATCCACAGTTTTGCAAAGTTAACAGTGTTGTGAGCagtcccatttgtaaaatggaaataccacctTCCTCACTGGATTATTGTGGGAAGTAACTGATATGTAACTTTTGGGAAAGGACTTTGCAAACCATTACATGTTTCCCACACCAAGGCATTACCAGTAGGTAATCAAACAGGTGTAGAGAGGAAGTTTGGATGTAATAAATTCAATGCCAGACAAAAACGTTGTCCTGCTTTGGGGGAGCTGGCAATACAGCCCTCCTGTCCCTATAACCTGGTTTCACCTGGACTCaggctggctgggggaggggtgattTTTGCTTAAACCCTGACCTGGCCCCCTGACTCCAGCCCTTACCATCAATAACTCTACCTTATCTGCAGTCCGGAGACCTCTGCAAAGGAGCCGCTGCGACAGCCCGTCCCCACCATCTGCTCCTATATTTAGTTACTGGTGTTGTCAGTTGGGAACGTTAGAGCCTGGCAGCGGCTCGGATGGGCAACCGGAGCCTCCGGAGCCATGTGTGCAAGCTGGCCCTACCGCTGGCTCCAGCCCGGGCTCTGGACCATGCCAAGCCGGGGAGCGGGTGGGGAGGTGAGGAGCGACCCAAACAGTCCCAAACCCCCCTTCAGATCAGAACGAAGTTGACCCACTATCCCACCCCAGGGAAAGAAGCCCGCTGGGACGTGAGCGGGACCTGCTGGCGCCTTGTTTTTGTGGCATGGGGTTCGGGAAGCTCAGCGCGTGCTCCCTCGCTAACATCTAGGCATCCTGGGACTGAGCCTCCAGCACTACGCGCGGTAGCCAGGCAAGGGTCCCCCCGCCCCGCGTGCCAGGACCCGCCTCACCCCCGGTGCCTGCAGCCAATGGCACCTCGTCCGCTGGCCCGGCAGGCGGGGACTGGGAGAATAAAGCTGGCAGAGGGAAGAATGGTAGTGATCGCAGAGGCCCCGGGGCTCCCACGCTGCCCGGAGGCCGAGAGGCACGCTCTGGAGCAGGCGTCTGCAGCTCCCCAGAGCGGAAGCAAACCCCGAAAGTGTCGCTTCGGGGACGAAATGCACAGCAGCCTCTCCAAGCAAGGGCGCCTCCCGCGAGGAATGGAGGCCCGCCTGGGAGCGGTTCTTCGAGCTCCCTATTCCCTGGCACCTCTGCACCCACTCCCCTGAACCATCGGGGTCCAGGTGCAGTGAGCAAGCAAGAGCCCGCGCATGCCGAGCCCCTTGGCACCGCCAGAGCCTCCGCTGGTGCACCGCTGCTCTTTTCCACCGGGTgacctgggggaggggaggggacgctGCAAAAATCGGAACACTTCTCGccctctctcccccagcccctgcaacGCTTGACCTCGGATTACATTTACTTTGCGGGGCAAGAAGCGTGTGGTCCCGCTCCGGGCCGCTTTTGGCTCCACTTACGGCGACAATGCCTCCTAGCGCCCTGCGCAGCGCAGTCACGCTCCCTCCGCCGCCGGCGGCGCCCCAGGCGAGTTCCGAgccggcggggcggggcgcgcgGGGCTGCGGGATCTGCGCGCGCGGCCACTCCGCCAATCCCGGCGCCAGGACCGGCGCCGCGGCGGGAGCAGGCTGCGCCCGGGATGCGCGCAGCCAATCAGCGCGGGAGCGGCGCGCGCGGGGGTGGCGCGCGGAAGGGCAGCCCGCGCGCTCCCGGCCGCAGGGAGTAACCGCTTTGTGTGCTGCTTCTAGAGGGAGAACGCCTGAGGGGGCGGAGATACAGAGTGGGACGTGCAGTACATCCCAGGATCTCTAGGACCGGGGCTCCAGATTGGGTTTTCTCGAGGGAATGGAGTTGAATTAGCCAGATCAGAGATACTTTGAAACACGTGAACATGGAGCACAGGGAACTTTTCCTATGATGACTTCGGGTGCCCATTGAGGTTTTTAGTATATGCAAGGCCCTGTGTCTCGGCCCTGCGTCTCCAATCCTaatgttctcatctataaaatatgacTTGAGGGcggggcgcggtgactcacgcctgtaatcccagcactttgggaggccgaggtagacggatcacctgaggtcgagagttcgagaccagcctggccaacatggcaaaacccccgtctctactaaaaatacaaaaattagccgggcgtggtggcaggcgcctgtagccgcagctactcgggatgctgaggcaggagaatcgcttgaacccgggaggcggaggttgcagtgagccgagatcggcactccagcctgagtggacagagtgagactctgtctcaaagaaaaaaaaagaatatttaattccGCCTCTAGGGGGTCTAGGCAGTCAAAGAATACACATTCCCTTGGGCCTCGATGGATGTTAAGGGTTACTTATGCCCTTTTCACCCCCAACAATATGTTAAAGTTcatcagaatgtgatcttatttggaagtAGGGCCGTTGCAGATGTAATGAGTTAAGGTCATGCTGGAGTAGGGCGGGCCCCTAACCCACTGACACTGGTGTCGTTGTAAGAGAAGAGACACAGAAGAGACGCACAGGGAGAACCACCGGTGGTGATGGCGGCAGGGATCAGCTGATGCATTTCCAAGGCCAGGAGTGCCAAGCACTGCCAGCAGGGACCAGAAGCTAGGAACGGGCAGGGAATAATTCCTCCTTCAGAGCCTCCAAAAAGGAACTAACCCTccagacaccttgattttggacttaaTAGCTTCCAGAGCTGTAagtgaataaatttctgttgctttacgCCACCCAGTTTATGtccatttgttatagcagccctaggaaaAAACTACAATAGGTTAGTAGGAATAAAGAGAAGAGGATGATAAATATCTCCAAAGTAAGTCTTTTGAAACTGAATGCTTAGTATATGCAAGGCCCTGTGTCTTGGGGTATACTGACATGAATCAGACACAGACCCTGCCCTCAAGGGGTTACCAGTAAGTGGATACTTAAGCAGCCATGTTTTCTGACCCCTTGTGCCTTCCCAGGGAAAACTATGGAGACCTCTCTCAACCCATCAACACCACATCCCTGCCAGATATATAGCAAGTACCAGATataaataactaatgggtagAGTCCCATTCTGCCCAAGCCGAGATGCTGCTTGCCACTGTGGACAAAGCAGGCATAGCTACTTCTGTTTTCACTGAAAACCAGCATGACACTTCTACCCAACTTTTACACGTGGATGTCTTCTCTCCCCTGCTAGTCCATACGCAGACTTGAGACAGCCAGTACAGTGTTTCTGTACCCATGGTAAGGGCTCAGTATATACTGCTGGCTGATGGCCCCAGCCTGGGGTTTCCAACATTCATGCTTTCCCTCAGACAGTCGCCTGTCCCAGGCAGTTCATCCTGGACCCTCTAACTCCACAGAGACAAGATCCCTCCCTAGCTCAAATCCACCTCTTCTATTCCTACTGTTTTTGCTTCTCCAGAGCACTTAGTGCATTATACCCATTATTCTATCATCTCTGCACAAGTTTTTACTCCCGAGAGTCTGCCTGATTGCAAATACCAGAGCTTGACGCATGTTCAGTGCTTGTATCCATCAGTGTTTCCTGCATAATAAAACACCCCAAAACTTAGATGtggcttaaaaaaataactaCTTATTTAGTTCATGATTTTATGGGTCAGTATTTGAGGCTGGGCTTAGCTGGGCAGTTCTGGTCTCAGCTGGACTCCCTCATGCATACGGGTTCATTGCCAGGCAGTCAGAAGGCTCTGCTTCTGGGAAGTGGCTAGCTGCCAACTGAGGCAAGTAGGTCGCATGTCTCTCATCTACTAACAGGCTAGCCTAATTTGTTCACATGGAGCTGCAGGGCTCCGAGAGCACGAGTGGAATGGTGCAAGGTCTCTCGAAGTCTAGGCTCAAAATCGGCACTAGTCCACTTCCACAGTTGTATCGACTAAACCAAATGGCAAGGCCAACCCAGGTTCGAGGGTGAAGAAATAGACTCCATCTCCTGATGGGAGAAGcagcaaagtcacattgcaaagaaTATGAGTACAGGGATGAGCAGAGAGTTGGGGCTAATTTTGTAATCTGTCACAGGACTCCATAAGTATTCTTgggctgggctctgtggctcatgcctgtaatcccagcactttgggaggctgaggcaggaggatcacttgagctcacaagttcgagagcagcctggcaacacggtgaaaccccatctctacaaaaaatacaaaaagtagccgggcgtggtggcgtgggcctgtagtcccagctactcaggaggccaaggtgggaggatagcttaagcccttgagtccaggaggaagaccaggtctcaaaaaaaaaaagaagtattctCACAATACCTATTGGGTACTCAGAAAATACTTATCAACAGTGGTAAGATTTTCAGTCACTATGTTTACTGACTCCATTCAATGCAGTCAATTGGCAAAATATTATCCCTCACTGTTAGGGTCTACAAGCCTCACGCCGTTCGTGGCCATTTTCAGTTTCAGAACAGCCAGTGAGGGAATCAGTGAGGTAGGGCTGTGCAAGGGAAGCCCCTGAGGCTTCTCGGTGAAGAAGCTCAACTGGCCCCAAACAAATAGTCTCCTCCGAGGAGATCCAGAGCATCTTTAGAGGCCTGGACCCCTTAGCGAGGTGGTCCAAGCCTGGCCACCTGAGTCAGAAGCTGTACACCCTGAACAGACTCGGATGTTTGCCAGGGCTTGGCCACAGCCTCCGGAGATGTTTGAAATCCTTGCAAATTACTTGCAGATAGGAAGAGTCTTGTGCTAAGACAAAATTGTTCTGTGGTTATTCCCTGAAGGGTCTGACCCCCACTGGGCAGGATAAATTCTCAGGGCACTTGTAAAAGGGACAGTATCCCATTGACAGAGTCAGCATCTCAACTCCTGTGACTGAAGACCCTGATAGAGTCTACTTCTCATCAAAGAACTTCTAGGCCTGCTAATTAGTTAATTTGTGCGCCCACCCCACatccaccagaaaaaaaaaaaaagatatgttgtagtcctaacccctagtacctcagaatgtggcctcACTTGGAGGTAGGGTCTTTACAGAAGGAATCAAGTTAAAattgaggtcattagggtgggtcctaatccaatatgattggtgtccttataagaagtggTTATTGGTAGACAGGCAGACATGCATAGAGGGAAGATCATgtgaagagacacagggagaagatggccatctacaagctaaAGAGAAAGGCTTGGTacagatccttccctcacagcTCTCAGAAGGACCCAGCGaataccttgatttcagaattctagactccagaactgtgagacaatgaaTTTCTGTTGGTAAGATACCTGGCCTGCGGCACTTTGTTGCAGTAGCTGTAATACAATATAAAACCATAAATCTCtccttttccattctattctcctCATATTGGCCCTTATCTCACACTTCTTGAAAGAAAATCATctttgccaggtgcggtggctcatgcctgtaatcccagcactttgggaggctgaggcgggtggaacacctgaggtcaggagttcaaggccagcctggccaacatagtgaaaccccatctctactaaaaatagaaaaaattagctgcgtgtggtggtgggtgcctgtaatcccagctactagggaggctgaggcaggagaattgctttaacccaggaggcagaggttgcagtaagccgagactgtgccattgcactccagcctgggcaacaagagtgaaactccatctcaaaaaaaaaaaaaaaaaaaaagcaagaaagtagAGAggtaagggagggaggaagggaaggagagagagagagagagacagaaaagaaaagaaaagagaagaggccgggcacagtggctgacgcctgtaatcccagcactttgggaggccgaggtgggcagatcacctgaggtcaggagttcgagaccagcctggccaatatggtgaaaccctgtctctactaaaaatacaaaaattagctgggcgcggtggcgggcacctgtaattccagctacttgggaggctgaggcaggggaatcgcttgaacccgggaggcaaagattgcagtgagccaaaattgggccattgcactccagcctgggtgacaagagcaaaactccgtccccccccaaaaaaaaaggaaggaagggagggagggaggaagggaggaaggaacatttaaataaaaacgaACCGAGAAGGTCCTTCCTTCCACAGGTGTGAGTCAGACCCTGCCCCCACACATCATCCTGTTTCTCACTCTGTCCTCTACCTGGGGCCACACCTCTCCCTGGAGCTGAGCTACCAACAGCCAGGAACTAGAGGTAACTCCAAGTCACTGCCATCCTAAGGCAGAAGAGTAGTTCCCCCAGTACCTCTTCCAGAAGGTTCAGCCTGTTGAGAGGTGCCCACCCCTCTTACCCTGCCAGGTACTGCAGGTTTACGAAAATTAGCAAGAAGTAGTCAAATTAGCAAGAACTCAAGGCAATTGTGCTCTGCTATGGAAAATACAATTCTAATCAAAGGTGACTCAAGAAGCATTTCTCAAGCTTCAGTTGTTGCCATACCACCTTCCTGATTTTTGCTATATCTGAGCCCCACCCAGTGGTGAGCTGGAGTCACTTGTGCAGACTTGGAGCTTGCTCCTTCTGCCCATTTTTTCCCAGCTCTGGGTACAGTGCCATCACCTGGATTACTAGAAATAGGCATGGTGGAAGAACTTACACCATAGAAATCAGCACACACTACaaatcatgactttttttttttttttctgaaggaaatGCTTTACCAACACACCATAGTATTATTTACTTATAGTTTTCCTTCAACtcactttttaacttaaaaaaaatttatttttaaaaaggaattttataTCATTCCACAAGTGGAAAATAGTATCATTTGCCACAGATAAAAAGTAACCTTAAAAATAGGGCCttggggctgggcccagtggctcatgcctgtaatcccagcactttgggaggctgaggcaggtgaatcacttcaggtcaggagtttgagaccagcctggccaacatggtgaaatcctgtctctactaaaattacaaaaattagctgggtttggtggcgtgcacctgtagtcccggctacttgggagattgaggcacgagaatcgcttgaacccaggaggcagaggttgcagtgagcagagatcacaccactgcactccagcctgggcaatggagggagactccatctcaaaaaaaaaaaaaaaaaaaaaaaatatatatatatatatatatatatatacacacacacacatatatatatacacacacatatatatagggGCTTggttgggtgtagtggctcacacttgtaatcctagcactttgggaggcctaggtgggcggatcacatgaggtcaggagttcaagaccagcctggcccatctggtgaaaccccatctctactaaaaatacaaaaattagccaggtgtggtggcacacgcctgtagtcccagctactcgggaggctgaggcaggagaatcccttgaacctgggaggtggaggctacagtgagtagagatcacgccactgcactacagcctgggcaacagagcaagactccgtctcagaaaaaaaaaaaaaaaaaaggcagagtcaGTCTTTTAGAATCCAGTCCTGGTTGTGACATCTATACTTAAAACTGCCTTTGCTAagttataactgaggaaattatgacagtgaaagaaatcacacCTAACCgactctatcttgcttctaatccttaagctgtccttgttcatgcCTGagcgtaggctgaactaactttgggaaggaattcagttcgtGATTTTACTccgaaacaaaattgataatagccctttcctgAAAAGACTCCCTtcttgtggccgggcatggtggctcacgcctgtaatcccagcactttgggagcccaaggcaggcagatcacgagatcagtagttcgagaccagcctgaccgacatggtgaaaccctgtctctactgaaaatacaaaaattagccgggcgtggtggtgcacacctgtaatcccagctactcaggaggctaaggcaggagaattgcttgaacccaggaggcggaggttgcggtgagccgggatcatgccactgcactccagcctgggtgacagagtgagactctgtctacaaaaaaaaaaaaaaagactcctttcTTGCCagggaccagtctgcctttgcaggactaacaaattagctacaagattagaaattacagtttaggggGATGCCCGCGAACCAATGGTTAGCGGTGGCAGGGGCTGACTGAGAGCGTCTGCTTGATAATGGATTCTGAATTAATGCATAGTATAGTAGGAAGCTATCATAAACCTCCAGAAAGAGTATTCGTTCCCTCATTCACCCAGAATGAACCATCTCAGAATTGCCATCCTGCGAACTTAGAAGTTACCTCTCCTAAGATACTTCatagcccaaatagccaagcTCTTATTTTAGCCTTAAAAACTCTTCAGGAAAAAATGCATTGTTTAGAGCTGGAGAGAACACAAGCTGAAGATAACCTGAACATTCTTTCCAGAGAAGCAGCACAGTATAAGAAGGCCTTAGAGAATGAAACAAATGAGAGAAATCTGTCACATCAGGAGCtgataaagcagaaaaaagatgTAAGTATACAGTTAAGCTCAGCCCAGTCTCGTTGCACTCTTCTAGAGAAGCAACTAGAATATACAAAGAGAATGGTTCTCAATGTAGAGCGAGAAAAGAACATGATCCTAGAACAACAGGCCcagcttcagagggaaaaagaacaagatcagaTGAAGCTGTATGCAAAACTTGACAAGCTTGATGtcttagaaaaagagtgttttaggCTTACAACAACTCAGAAAACTGCTGAGGACAAGATtaaacatttagaagaaaaactTAAGGACGAAGAACATCAACATAAGCTATTTCAAGACAAAGCTTCTGAGCTTCAAACTGGACTTGAAATCAGTAAAATTATGTCTTCAGTTTCAAATCTAAAGCACtccaaggaaaagaa comes from the Pan troglodytes isolate AG18354 chromosome 8, NHGRI_mPanTro3-v2.0_pri, whole genome shotgun sequence genome and includes:
- the LOC450510 gene encoding centrosomal protein CEP57L1-like, which translates into the protein MDSELMHSIVGSYHKPPERVFVPSFTQNEPSQNCHPANLEVTSPKILHSPNSQALILALKTLQEKMHCLELERTQAEDNLNILSREAAQYKKALENETNERNLSHQELIKQKKDVSIQLSSAQSRCTLLEKQLEYTKRMVLNVEREKNMILEQQAQLQREKEQDQMKLYAKLDKLDVLEKECFRLTTTQKTAEDKIKHLEEKLKDEEHQHKLFQDKASELQTGLEISKIMSSVSNLKHSKEKKKSSKKTKCIKRGPPWQICSKFGALPFVAEKRQHRDPHILPKSFNVTETRCLPKPSRTTAWCKAITPDSEKSISICDNLSELLMAMQDELDQMSTDHQELLKQMKETESHSVCDEIECELECLVKKMEIKGEQISELKKHQDSVRRL